One window from the genome of Dermacentor silvarum isolate Dsil-2018 chromosome 7, BIME_Dsil_1.4, whole genome shotgun sequence encodes:
- the LOC119457623 gene encoding small nuclear ribonucleoprotein Sm D2 codes for MSLLQKPKSEMTPEELAKREEEEFNTGPLSVLTQSVKNNTQVLINCRNNKKLLGRVKAFDRHCNMVLENVKEMWTEIPKTGKSKKNNPVNKDRYISKMFLRGDSVILVLKNPLAAAKS; via the exons ATGTC TCTTTTGCAGAAACCTAAGAGTGAAATGACTCCGGAGGAGTTGGCGAAAAGAGAAGAGGAAGAATTCAACACCGGACCCCTTTCGGTGTTGACTCAGTCTGTAAAGAACAACACTCAAGTGCTCATTAATTGCAGAAACAACAAGAAGCTCTTAGGTCGAGTGAAAGCCTTTGACAG GCACTGCAACATGGTGCTGGAGAATGTCAAGGAGATGTGGACGGAGATTCCGAAGACGGGAAAGTCCAAGAAGAACAACCCCGTGAACAAGGACCGATACATCTCCAAAATGTTCCTCCGGGGGGACTCCGTCATCCTGGTCCTGAAGAACCCACTGGCTGCCGCCAAATCGTGA
- the LOC119457622 gene encoding protein YIF1B isoform X1, producing MDGRKPQAYGGRPAAPQLFEDTGFPGAPYGGMPPPGVYPMMPDPMAAMAMQYGTALAGQGKDMVHQKLEKYVSVSKIKYYFAVDTSYVGRKLLLLLFPFGHTDWAVKYDQDEPVPPRYDVNAPDLYIPSMALVTYVLLSGYLLGLRNEFTPERLGLQASSALMWLTLEVLAIWLATYILSIRSNLRVLDLVAFSSYKFVSMIAALLASMLLYQPGYLLVLAYGCLTLDFFLVSGLPASVARGSDRGLLLQLRTLRLSLLSGSSSEGSRRGLYLLLAVCVLQPALAYWLTQPLAQQLPQ from the exons ATGGACGGTAGAAAGCCGCAAGCTTACGGTG GGCGACCGGCCGCCCCGCAGCTGTTCGAGGACACGGGGTTCCCAGGAGCCCCGTACGGCGGTATGCCTCCGCCTGGTGTCTACCCCATGATGCCAGACCCGATGGCCGCTATGGCCATGCAGTACGGCACCGCGCTGGCGGGCCAGGGCAAGGACATGGTACACCAGAAG CTCGAGAAGTACGTCTCGGTGTCTAAGATCAAGTACTACTTCGCCGTGGACACGTCTTACGTGGGCCGCAAGCTGCTGCTTCTGCTCTTCCCGTTCGGCCACACG GACTGGGCCGTCAAGTACGACCAGGACGAACCGGTGCCCCCGCGGTACGACGTCAACGCCCCGGACCTCTATATTCCGA GCATGGCGCTGGTGACGTACGTGCTGCTTTCGGGCTACCTGCTGGGCCTGCGCAATGA GTTCACCCCCGAACGGCTGGGCCTGCAGGCAAGCTCGGCGCTCATGTGGCTCACCCTCGAGGTTCTGGCTATCTGGCTGGCCACGTACATCCTCTCCATCCGCTCCAACCTGCGCGTCCTGGACCTGGTCGCGTTCAGCAGCTACAAGTTCGTCAG CATGATAGCGGCTCTGCTGGCGAGTATGCTGCTCTACCAGCCAGGCTACCTGCTCGTGCTGGCCTACGGTTGCCTCACGCTCGACTTCTTCCTGGTAAGTGGCCTGCCCGCCAGTGTTGCGCGTGGTTCTGACCGGGGTCTCCTTTTGCAGCTGCGCACCCTGCGGCTCTCCCTGCTGTCTGGTAGCTCGTCCGAGGGCTCACGCCGGGGCCTCTATCTGTTGCTGGCAGTGTGTGTGCTCCAGCCAGCGCTTGCCTACTGGCTCACACAGCCCCTGGCCCAGCAGCTGCCTCAATAA
- the LOC119457622 gene encoding protein YIF1B isoform X2, with protein sequence MDGRKPQAYGGRPAAPQLFEDTGFPGAPYGGMPPPGVYPMMPDPMAAMAMQYGTALAGQGKDMVHQKLEKYVSVSKIKYYFAVDTSYVGRKLLLLLFPFGHTDWAVKYDQDEPVPPRYDVNAPDLYIPSMALVTYVLLSGYLLGLRNEFTPERLGLQASSALMWLTLEVLAIWLATYILSIRSNLRVLDLVAFSSYKFVSMIAALLASMLLYQPGYLLVLAYGCLTLDFFLLRTLRLSLLSGSSSEGSRRGLYLLLAVCVLQPALAYWLTQPLAQQLPQ encoded by the exons ATGGACGGTAGAAAGCCGCAAGCTTACGGTG GGCGACCGGCCGCCCCGCAGCTGTTCGAGGACACGGGGTTCCCAGGAGCCCCGTACGGCGGTATGCCTCCGCCTGGTGTCTACCCCATGATGCCAGACCCGATGGCCGCTATGGCCATGCAGTACGGCACCGCGCTGGCGGGCCAGGGCAAGGACATGGTACACCAGAAG CTCGAGAAGTACGTCTCGGTGTCTAAGATCAAGTACTACTTCGCCGTGGACACGTCTTACGTGGGCCGCAAGCTGCTGCTTCTGCTCTTCCCGTTCGGCCACACG GACTGGGCCGTCAAGTACGACCAGGACGAACCGGTGCCCCCGCGGTACGACGTCAACGCCCCGGACCTCTATATTCCGA GCATGGCGCTGGTGACGTACGTGCTGCTTTCGGGCTACCTGCTGGGCCTGCGCAATGA GTTCACCCCCGAACGGCTGGGCCTGCAGGCAAGCTCGGCGCTCATGTGGCTCACCCTCGAGGTTCTGGCTATCTGGCTGGCCACGTACATCCTCTCCATCCGCTCCAACCTGCGCGTCCTGGACCTGGTCGCGTTCAGCAGCTACAAGTTCGTCAG CATGATAGCGGCTCTGCTGGCGAGTATGCTGCTCTACCAGCCAGGCTACCTGCTCGTGCTGGCCTACGGTTGCCTCACGCTCGACTTCTTCCTG CTGCGCACCCTGCGGCTCTCCCTGCTGTCTGGTAGCTCGTCCGAGGGCTCACGCCGGGGCCTCTATCTGTTGCTGGCAGTGTGTGTGCTCCAGCCAGCGCTTGCCTACTGGCTCACACAGCCCCTGGCCCAGCAGCTGCCTCAATAA
- the LOC119458610 gene encoding LOW QUALITY PROTEIN: vacuolar protein sorting-associated protein 54-like (The sequence of the model RefSeq protein was modified relative to this genomic sequence to represent the inferred CDS: deleted 2 bases in 2 codons) has translation MATPETAPAAGSELCLPAVFLGPELRLEEPATFAQAIPWAAGPSRLLQERLTHYLDLVEVQLARQVSLRSDAFFQAVRSHDVLAERLSSCASVAAVLRSQLARARDQLAGGGLRLLLLWRRRARQRTLCAKLQLLATLHQAQPTIQRLLASGDFARALDFIEASREIVALELAGVQSLRHLGAQLLELERHIERSMAADLARGLSAELNRPPDDLAPIGQQEEETLTALVAGILRLNRPASADFATLLREEACTALQAAVKAALAEGMSQGDAWTALLERALDAAELMLRRTCNLARLQRCALAAQAAEGAALEPEEEVRLEQARRGALAAVAEVAQERCARLVPSDAHRSLLNTGSFPALCRRAEQCAEDWAQLCEHRSQGSLVLALRTQADRFVSRFHEEHKAKLSLLLDGELWARVDVPAELQSMVDQFLGVQGPRTQGGSAPQLMLDEQRYSIAGSTLLLLRMVLEYCHCARDLPWVGLSLAAKLQELLRLFNSRTSQLVLGAGALQRVGLKTITASMLALAARCLQLHVAFLPRVKSHFEQHLVARKDTARHFDAIAKEYAEHVTEIFAKLASIVSNVLDGQLAEWEVKAPVPSPAFRGIARHLTKFHTAVAELLSPTDVGALLEAVHATFRSLLARHLARLSISRDGGPQHGLVTQELIFYAEHLRSLGCPVTDSSSLWQQDEFIEAAAGPGAV, from the exons ATGGCAACCCCCGAGACTGCGCCCGCTGCTGGAAGCGAGCTCTGCCTGCCCGCCGTGTTCCTGGGTCCCGAGCTGCGGCTCGAGGAGCCGGCGACGTTCGCGCAGGCCATACCGTGGGCGGCAGGGCCATCGCGACTTCTGCAGGAGCGGCTCACCCACTACCTGGACTTGGTCGAGGTCCAGCTGGCGCGCCAGGTGTCCCTGCGCTCGGACGCGTTCTTCCAAGCGGTGCGATCGCACGACGTGCTCGCCGAGCGGTTGTCTTCCTGCGCGTCCGTCGCTGCGGTGCTGCGCTCCCAACTGGCCCGCGCGAGAGACCAACTGGCCGGCGGCGGGCTGCGACTGCTGTTGCTGTGGCGCCGCCGGGCGCGCCAGCGGACGCTGTGTGCCAAGCTGCAGCTGCTGGCCACTCTGCACCAGGCGCAGCCCACCATCCAGCGGCTTCTGGCCAGCGGGGACTTCGCGCGCGCCCTCGATTTCATCGAGGCTAGCCGC GAGATCGTGGCACTCGAGCTGGCGGGCGTCCAGAGTCTGCGCCACCTGGGCGCACAGTTGCTAGAACTAGAGCGGCACATCGAGCGCAGCATGGCGGCCGACTTGGCCCGGGGCCTCAGCGCCGAGTTGAACAGGCCGCCCGACGACCTGGCCCCCATCGGGCAACAG GAGGAGGAAACCCTGACAGCCCTAGTGGCAGGCATTCTGCGTCTGAACCGGCCGGCGAGTGCAGACTTTGCAACGCTGCTGCGTGAAGAGGCATGCACGGCCCTGCAGGCAGCTGTCAAGGCAGCCCTGGCTGAGGGCATGTCGCAGGGCGATGCTTGGACTGCGCTGCTCGAACGTGCTCTGGATGCTGCCGAACTCATGCTGCGGCGCACCTGTAACCTGGCGCGGCTGCAACGCTGCGCTCTGGCTGCACAGGCAGCGGAAGGGGCCGCCCTGGAACCTGAGGAAGAGGTCCGGCTCGAGCAGGCTCGACGGGGCGCCCTGGCTGCCGTAGCCGAGGTAGCTCAGGAGCGCTGCGCAAGGCTCGTCCCGTCCGACGCGCATCGTTCGCTACTCAACACAGGCAGCTTCCCCGCACTGTGCCGCCGTGCCGAGCAGTGTGCCGAGGACTGGGCACAGCTGTGCGAACACCGTAGCCAAGGCAGCCTGGTGCTGGCACTGCGCACTCAG GCGGATCGGTTCGTGAGCCGCTTCCATGAGGAGCACAAAGCCAAGCTCAG CCTGCTGCTCGATGGCGAGTTGTGGGCGCGCGTGGACGTGCCAGCCGAGCTGCAGAGCATGGTGGACCAGTTCCTGGGCGTCCAGGGCCCACGCACGCAGGGGGGCAGTGCACCCCAGCTGATGCTGGATGAGCAGCGCTACAGCATCGCTGGCAGCACGCTGCTCTTGCTTCGCATGGTGCTCGAGTACTGCCATTGCGCCCGGGACCTGCCCTGGGTTGGCCTGAGCCTGGCGGCCAAACTGCAGGAG TTGCTCCGGCTCTTCAACTCGCGCACCTCCCAGCTGGTGCTGGGGGCCGGGGCACTGCAGCGTGTCGGCCTCAAGACTATCACGGCCAGCATGCTGG CGCTGGCAGCCCGCTGCCTGCAGCTGCATGTGGCGTTCCTGCCTCGTGTCAAGTCGCACTTCGAGCAGCACCTGGTGGCTCGCAAGGATACAGCCAGGCACTTTGATGCCATTGCCAAG GAGTATGCCGAACATGTGACGGAGATCTTCGCCAAGCTGGCCAGCATTGTGAGCAATGTGCTGGACGGGCAGCTTGCCGAG TGGGAGGTGAAGGCACCCGTGCCATCACCAGCCTTCCGGGGTATTGCCCGCCACCTGACCAAGTTCCACACTGCCGTGGCAGAGCTGCTGAGCCCAACAGACGTGGGTGCCCTCCTGGAAGCCGTGCACGCCACATTCCGGTCCCTGCTTGCGCGCCACCTAGCACGTCTGTCCATAAGTCGCGACGGAGGACCTCAGCACGG GCTGGTCACCCAGGAGCTGATTTTCTACGCTGAGCACCTGCGCAGCCTGGGTTGTCCAGTGACAGACAGCAGCAGCCTGTGGCAGCAAGACGAGTTTATTGAGGCAGCTGCTGGGCCAGGGGCTGTGTGA